From Calothrix sp. PCC 6303, a single genomic window includes:
- a CDS encoding class I SAM-dependent methyltransferase has protein sequence MLLTNNKTTMPLTQKAEYVQFGSGLCAPSQWLNFDSSLALRLQKLPLVGKLVPSGPFGRFPQNVKYGDIVKGLPIPDNSVELLYCSHVLEHLTLEDLPKSLENCYRYLKPDGIFRLVLPDLEFMAQQYVKSTSPEAALEFMRVTWLGKEHRQRSLLSFFQEWISGSQHLWMWDYKSLSVELEKVGFKDIRRAYMGDSGIYAFSKLEDMERWENELGIQCRK, from the coding sequence ATGCTATTAACAAATAACAAAACCACTATGCCCCTAACACAGAAGGCAGAATATGTCCAATTTGGTAGTGGGCTATGCGCCCCTAGCCAATGGTTGAACTTTGATTCTAGTCTTGCACTGCGCTTACAAAAGCTACCTTTAGTGGGGAAGCTAGTCCCTTCTGGTCCTTTTGGAAGATTTCCACAAAATGTGAAGTATGGTGACATAGTGAAAGGGCTACCCATACCTGACAATAGTGTTGAACTATTGTACTGTTCACATGTTTTGGAACATCTAACTTTAGAAGACCTGCCTAAGTCTCTAGAAAACTGTTACCGATATCTTAAACCTGATGGGATATTTCGTTTGGTTCTGCCGGATTTAGAATTTATGGCTCAACAGTATGTCAAATCAACATCTCCTGAAGCTGCGTTAGAATTCATGCGTGTGACCTGGTTAGGAAAAGAACATCGGCAACGTAGCTTACTTTCTTTTTTCCAAGAATGGATTAGTGGAAGTCAGCACCTTTGGATGTGGGACTACAAATCACTCTCGGTTGAACTCGAAAAGGTAGGCTTTAAGGATATCCGTCGAGCTTACATGGGAGATTCTGGTATTTATGCTTTTAGCAAGTTAGAAGATATGGAGCGGTGGGAGAATGAACTTGGGATTCAATGTCGTAAGTAA